Sequence from the Cucurbita pepo subsp. pepo cultivar mu-cu-16 chromosome LG02, ASM280686v2, whole genome shotgun sequence genome:
acgattttaaaacatatgtgttagggagaggtttcgaTATCCTTGTAAGGAATACTTCCCCCCTCTCTCCAAGGAGATATTATATGCTCTAGGgtgttacatatcgtcgtcgtcagtctcacagttttaaaacatgtctattagagagaggtttttacactctcatagttttaaaatatgtctgtTAGAGGGAGATTTTCACACCATCATAAATGTTTTTATCGGGTGACTAGAGTCCTCTAAAGTATATTGAATAGGCTggtaattgaaataaaatagcCGGGAAAGAGATCACAAGAGATAGACTCGAGGTAGAATTGAATAAGCTAAGTTTGGTTGAAaagtgaaattttttaataattattggtAACGTTAATTTTACATtcttaataatcaaaataaaaactcgaaaataatttttaagagaagtaaaaaagaaaaaaaaaagaaaagaaaaaaaattggaaaaggcaacataattaataataaattaaaatgaaaccCCAAAGTGGATGATGATGTAAGCATCTGAAGTTGTGAACGAATCAGTGAAGCCCTGGATTGAAATTCAAACGAAATACGAGGGCATATTAGCAAATTACCTTTTCCAAATCCCAAGTTTGGTAGGAAGCTTCGCGGGCTTCTGTTATTTTAATAAGCAATAAAACTAATTCCATGTGGATCCCACTTTTTCTTACCGTACACCTTCACAACACATTGCTCGTATAGCCACCAGATTTTAACACGTGGCAATATCTTATCGGTTTTGGTTTGCTAGCGGTAGTACCGGATGCAGTCGGATCATGCGGTTGAATCGCTCCTTATTTAACCTATAATCAATTCCCTTCCATGGTTCCTTGTTCTCCAGTTCGTCGTCACTGGTAGCGTCACGTTGGTTTGATTCTCTCTCATGCAGTCGACTTCAGTTTAGAGAGAGGGAGAAGCCCGAAGCCCTTCGGCGTTAAGGATCCANTCAAGTTTATcgtttgttttgatttttttttttttttttggttttgtttctctcGACTTTATTTGGTTTCATTTGTTGTTTCGATCTTGTTTTCTTATCGACGATTTGGTAAGGAGAGGATATTGTAGATTCTTACGGATCTGAGGCGTAACGGTTTTAACTTTGTTTCAATTGGACtgatttgtttattattttctgtCGAGTTTGAGTAGGATGTAAAGTGGGTGGGTTGTTGGTGTTGATTTATCTACGTCTTTCTTGAATTCTTGGTGGATTAAATCGAGTGTCGGGTGTTTGATTGTGTAGTTTTGGAACTTTTGTTCAttggtttgtttttggttGCGTTGGATTTTGCCTCAATGatctattcttcttcttcttcccctgaTTTGCAGGCTAAATTGATCttctatttgatttctttttccatcCAATCTGTTCGCTAATCTAAATGGGTGGAGACGGGGAAAACTATGGGAAAAAGGAACCTTTTGCTGCTAACATCTCGAATAACGAAACTTATCCTGCCTGGGCAACGGATGTTCGAGAATGCCTAGAGAAGTACCAAGTGAACCCTGATCTCGGATTATCTTCTGAGGAGGTtgagaaacagagaaagatCTACGGTTCCAATGAATTGGAGAAACATGAGGGTACATCAATCTTTAAACTAGTTTTGGAACAATTTAATGATACACTAGTTAGGATTCTATTAGCTGCAGCAGTTGTatcttttgttcttgcgtGGTATGATGGTGAGGAAGGAGGTGAGATGGAGATTACAGCATTTGTGGAGCCTttagttattttcttgatattgATTGTCAATGCCATTGTTGGCATTTGGCAAGAGAACAATGCTGAGAAAGCATTGGAAGCTCTTAAAGAAATTCAGTCTGAACAGGCTTCAGTAATTCGAAATGGTAAACATGTTTCAATTGTTTCCAAGGACATTGTTCCTGGTGATATAGTAGAACTCAGAGTTGGGGATAAGGTGCCTGCTGACATGCGAGTGTTGCGGTTAATCAGCTCAACTTTTCGGGTTGAGCAGGGGTCCTTGACTGGTGAGAGCGAAGCGGTGAGCAAGACTGCTAAGGCTGTGCCAGAAGATACAGACATACAAGGGAAAAAGTGTATGGTTTTTGCAGGGACAACAGTTGTCAATGGAAATTGTATTTGCCTTGTTACCCAGACAGGGATGAGCACTGAACTAGGACAGGTCCATTCTCAGATACAAGAAGCATCCCAGGGTGAAGATGATACaccattgaagaagaagttgaATGAGTTTGGGGAGCTTTTAACAGCAATAATTGGAGTGATCTGTGCTCTAGTTTGGCTTATTAATGTCAAATACTTCCTCACTTGGGAATATGTTGATGGGTGGCCGGCAAATTTCAAGTTCTCATTTGAGAAATGTACGTATTACTTCGAGATTGCCGTGGCATTGGCTGTAGCTGCAATTCCTGAAGGTTTGCCTGCAGTCATAACTACATGCTTGGCACTTGGCACTCGGAAAATGGCCCAAAAGAATGCTCTTGTTCGGAAGCTGCCCAGTGTTGAAACTCTTGGCTGTACAACTGTGATATGTTCTGATAAGACAGGTACTCTAACAACTAATCAGATGGCTGTAGCGAAAATTGTGGCTCTCGGTTCTCGTGTTGGTACTCTGCGAGCCTTTGATGTGGAAGGGACTACATATGATCCTTCAGATGGAAAAATAATTGGTTGGCTTGGAGGTCAACTGGATGCTAATCTGCAAATGTTGGCAAAGATTGCCGCTGTCTGTAATGATGCAGTTGTTCAAAAATCTGGTCATCATTTTGTTGTGAATGGAATGCCTACTGAAGCAGCATTGAAGGTGATGATCAAATAATCTCATGATCTTTTGAAGCAATGATTTTATGTCACACAGCTATTGTCTCCTCCCTTAATTCTGACAGCAGTCATATTAAGCAAAAACAAGTTCCTAAATGatatttagaattttcttaATAGTATTCTGTTGGGTGTGATCTAAGGGTGACTAGGCATGCATGACCCTGAAAGCTAAAAGGCTTTTATTTTAGAACTGAAAATGACTGGCCTGGGCAGACAAAGTATAACTAGCTAAATTCATGACCAAATACAGAATCTGAAATAGCTTGGAAGCTTCAATTCTTCTTTAAGTATCCCCttatacattatttttcatattactAACAGTGATGGGGAGGTTGGTGTAGTTCGTAATGTTTTACATTATGATAGGGTTTCTTTATGTTGTTCTATTGATATGCCCGATGATAAAGAAGGAACGTTGTTGAGATACTTAGTAATGATGCATGAAGGCAAGGGCAGATGCCAACAATTTTAGTAATCTATGTAGCTTTTGTACTGATTCATTTTATCTGGCATATATCTGCATATTCAGGTTCTTGTGGAAAAGATGGGTCTTCCTGAAGGATATGACTCCACTTCAGCTTCCATTGGGGATGTCCTGCGTAAGTATTTGACGTTATTATTGTCTCATTTCTTTCTTGTGCGTCTCCCTACTGACATTTTTCTGAAATGGTAATGTGATTGACAAGGATGCTGCGACGTTTGGAATAAGAACGAGCAACGCATTGCTACTCTAGAGTTTGACCGAGATCGTAAATCAATGGGAGTTATTACAAATTCTAGCTCAGGAAAGAAGTCATTACTCGTGAAGGTATATTCTGATATTCTTGAAGTTAATTTCTACATTGTTAAGTAATTCCATGTAATTGtaatctcattttctttcttattattttcttcactACTTCTTAGACACCCATATTTCTTCTCACTGTGACATGTTAATTAACATTGGTTAAGATGGTGCTTGACTGAACTTGTGGCAGGGTGCTGTTGAAAATCTTTTGGAACGGAGTTCATTTATTCAACTTATTGATGGATCTATTGTGAAGTTGGACTCGGACTCAAAAACCCACCTCTTAAGTTACTTGCGTGAGATGTCATCAAGTGCATTAAGGTGTTTAGGTTTTGCATACAAGGAAGACCTTCCAGAATTTTCCACTTACAATAGTGGTGACGAAGAACATCCAGCACATCGGCTTTTACTTGACCCGTCCAATTActctaaaattgaaagtaatcTTATTTTTGCTGGCTTTGTTGGATTAAGGGTGAGTGCCTCAGTGTGTTTATCATTTAATTAGTTCAtctataatattttgtaattgtaaGCAAAGTGagtctttttagtttttaatttgacTTGGGTTTGCAtcaccatttatttttataggaTCCTCCCCGAAAAGAGGTTCATCAAGCAATCGAAGACTGTAAAGCTGCTGGTATTCGTGTCATGGTTATCACAGGGGACAACCAGAACACAGCCGAAGCTGTATGTCGAGAAATAGGTGTATTTGGACAACGTGAAGCTATAAGTTCCAGAAGTTTAACCGGAAAAGAGTTCATGGCAATGAGCCGGGAGGATCAAAAATCCCATTTAAGACAAGATAGAGGACTTCTTTTCTCAAGGGCTGAGCCAAGacataaacaagaaatagtAAGATTGCTCAAGGAAGATGGTGAAGTTGTTGCCATGACAGGAGATGGAGTCAATGATGCACCTGCTTTGAAGTTGGCTGATATTGGGATTGCGATGGGCATTGCTGGGACAGAGGTACCTACTTCGATGCATCTTTTCTGtgaaaaagaatccaaataaGTTGCTGGATGTGTCATACATACCGTgcattctttctcttctcttcttttgggAAAATTCTTGACATTCCTTCTTCTCAACCCCAGTTAGGATTGTTAAAAAATCTCAATCATATTCGCTTGTGCCaagtaatttattttctcaaccAGTTTTGAGAGTCTGGTCTCATGCATGATTTGAATTATCAACTGCCACtgattatatttctaaaacgGGCGTCTCTGTCCTTAACAATTGTCTACATatggaatttattttttcaggtTGCTAAGGAAGCCTCCGACATGGTTCTGGCAGATGACAATTTTAGTACAATAGTTGCAGCAGTTGGTGAAGGCAGATCCATTTACGACAATATGAAGGCATTTATCAGGTTTTTCTTCCACTTAAGCAAGAATTCATCCATTTTCGTTGATTATGTAGTAGTATGCCTTTGGACATTAGTTGTTGGTCATTGGTGTTACTgccataaaatatgaatatctCGAGCAAGCGTGCCTGTTTTCAATTATAGTTTCAACGCCCACAGTAACCCATAGAATTATTCTGAAATCAAATTCAGCCGTCTTCATAGGATTCAGTTTTCACCGTGGCTTTCAAATGCCAAAAATTATTGTAGGTACATGATTTCCTCAAACATCGGCGAGGTTGCGTCGATATTTTTGACAGCAGCACTGGGTATTCCCGAAGGGATGATCCCTGTTCAGCTTCTCTGGGTTAATCTCGTTACAGATGGACCTCCAGCTACTGCATTGGGATTTAATCCACCCGATACTGATATAATGAAGAAACCACCTAGAAGAAGTGATGACTCGTTGATCACGGCCTGGATTTTGTTCCGCTATTTGGTATTTGCGCATTCTCTTCCTCAACTATAACTAACTGTATAATAATGCCATCATTTTGTACCAAATGATATCAGTTTGTACATCCTACCAGATTAAAATCTATATTCTTACCTTGTTCCACAGGTTATTGGACTTTACGTAGGGATAGCAACTGTAggagtatttattatttggtaTACACATGCTTCCTTCATGGGCATTGACCTGTCCGGAGATGGTCACAGTCTGGTCTCGTACTCTCAGCTCGCAAACTGGGATCAGTGCCCGTCTTGGGAAGGGTTTACCGTGTCGCCTTTCATGGCTGGGGACCAAGTCTTCAGCTTCGATTCAGATCCATGCGACTACTTCCGTTCAGGCAAGATCAAGGCCTCAACTCTCTCACTCTCCGTTTTGGTCGC
This genomic interval carries:
- the LOC111786697 gene encoding calcium-transporting ATPase 1, endoplasmic reticulum-type-like, with translation MGGDGENYGKKEPFAANISNNETYPAWATDVRECLEKYQVNPDLGLSSEEVEKQRKIYGSNELEKHEGTSIFKLVLEQFNDTLVRILLAAAVVSFVLAWYDGEEGGEMEITAFVEPLVIFLILIVNAIVGIWQENNAEKALEALKEIQSEQASVIRNGKHVSIVSKDIVPGDIVELRVGDKVPADMRVLRLISSTFRVEQGSLTGESEAVSKTAKAVPEDTDIQGKKCMVFAGTTVVNGNCICLVTQTGMSTELGQVHSQIQEASQGEDDTPLKKKLNEFGELLTAIIGVICALVWLINVKYFLTWEYVDGWPANFKFSFEKCTYYFEIAVALAVAAIPEGLPAVITTCLALGTRKMAQKNALVRKLPSVETLGCTTVICSDKTGTLTTNQMAVAKIVALGSRVGTLRAFDVEGTTYDPSDGKIIGWLGGQLDANLQMLAKIAAVCNDAVVQKSGHHFVVNGMPTEAALKVLVEKMGLPEGYDSTSASIGDVLRCCDVWNKNEQRIATLEFDRDRKSMGVITNSSSGKKSLLVKGAVENLLERSSFIQLIDGSIVKLDSDSKTHLLSYLREMSSSALRCLGFAYKEDLPEFSTYNSGDEEHPAHRLLLDPSNYSKIESNLIFAGFVGLRDPPRKEVHQAIEDCKAAGIRVMVITGDNQNTAEAVCREIGVFGQREAISSRSLTGKEFMAMSREDQKSHLRQDRGLLFSRAEPRHKQEIVRLLKEDGEVVAMTGDGVNDAPALKLADIGIAMGIAGTEVAKEASDMVLADDNFSTIVAAVGEGRSIYDNMKAFIRYMISSNIGEVASIFLTAALGIPEGMIPVQLLWVNLVTDGPPATALGFNPPDTDIMKKPPRRSDDSLITAWILFRYLVIGLYVGIATVGVFIIWYTHASFMGIDLSGDGHSLVSYSQLANWDQCPSWEGFTVSPFMAGDQVFSFDSDPCDYFRSGKIKASTLSLSVLVAIEMFNSLNALSEDGSLLTMPPWVNPWLLLAMSVSFGLHFLILYVPFLAQIFGIVPLSLNEWLLVLAVALPVILIDEILKFVGRLTSGLRTSRPSSRLLKQKSE